A region from the Actinoplanes sp. OR16 genome encodes:
- a CDS encoding discoidin domain-containing protein produces the protein MSRLRVLAVVAGIVAALGHAPAASAAGPNLAAGKAFTASSTSDVYGAGNAGDGNANTYWESANNAFPQWIQVDLGAAADVDQAVLKLPPATAWATRTQTLSITGSTNGSSFSTLKASAGHVFNPSSANTVTVDFTTANVRYVRLTFTGNTGWPAGQLSELELYGPTGGGNPDPQPEPSGTNLAAKKPIEASSTVHTFVATNANDEDTGTYWEGGAYPATLTTKLGANAALTSVVVKLNPSSAWGTRTQTFAVLGREQSSSSFTTVKASATYTFNPSTANTVTIPVSATAADLRLSFTANSGAPSGQVAEVQAYGSWAPNPDLTITSTGFTPAAPVETDAITASATVRNAGSAASGASTVNFYLGTSKAGTVAVPALAAGSSTTVSASIGARDAGSYQLSAKVDEANTILETNEANNSWTHPSALVVTPVSSSDLVASAVSWSPGTPAAGNTVTFSVTLRNQGSAASAGGAHNVTLTVLNGSTVVRTLTGSWTGTLAAGASSPAINLGTWTAANGRYTVRTVIANDGNELPVKQANNTSEKPFFVGRGANMPFDFYEAEDGQIGGGAATVGPNRTVGDLAGEASGRKAVTLNQTGAYVQWTTRAATNTVVARFSIPDGSNSSINVYVNGSLNKTLPLTSRFAWLYGNEASPQNSGTGPRHIYDEANILLTGSFPAGSTIKLQKDAANSGPIAIDFINTEQVAPLGNPDASKYVVPAGFDQQSVQNALDTARQDSSKIGVYLPAGDYQTSNKFQVYGKAVKVVGAGPWYTRFFTPASQSETDAGFRADATANGSTFANFAFFGNYTIRIDGPGKVFDFANVADITIDNIWAEHVVCLYWGANTDRMKITNSRIRNTFADGVNMTNGSTDNLVDNNEARATGDDSFALFSAIDAGGADEINNVFSNLTSILTWRAAGVAVYGGYANTFKNIYIADTLVYSGITISSLDFGYPMNGFGASPPTTFDNISIVRAGGHFWGAQVFPAIWLFSASKVFQGIRVSNVDIVDPTYSGIMFQTNYVGGQPQNIIKDTVFTNITITGAQKSGDAYDAKSGYGIWANPMPEAGQGPAVGSATFTNLQMSGNYRDIENPTSTFTINRN, from the coding sequence ATGTCTCGACTAAGGGTGCTCGCGGTCGTCGCGGGCATCGTGGCAGCTCTCGGACACGCACCGGCAGCCTCGGCCGCCGGACCCAACCTCGCAGCAGGCAAGGCCTTCACCGCCAGCAGCACCTCCGACGTCTACGGCGCGGGCAACGCCGGTGACGGCAACGCGAACACCTACTGGGAGAGCGCGAACAACGCCTTCCCGCAGTGGATCCAGGTCGACCTCGGTGCCGCCGCCGACGTCGACCAGGCCGTCCTGAAGCTGCCGCCGGCGACCGCGTGGGCCACCCGCACGCAGACGCTGTCCATCACCGGCAGCACCAACGGATCGTCGTTCAGCACGCTCAAGGCCAGTGCGGGTCACGTCTTCAACCCGTCCTCCGCGAACACCGTGACCGTCGACTTCACCACGGCGAACGTGCGCTACGTCCGGCTCACGTTCACCGGCAACACCGGCTGGCCGGCCGGTCAGCTGTCCGAGCTGGAGCTGTACGGCCCGACCGGCGGCGGGAATCCCGACCCGCAGCCCGAGCCGTCCGGCACGAACCTGGCGGCGAAGAAGCCGATCGAGGCCTCGTCGACGGTGCACACGTTCGTGGCGACGAACGCCAACGACGAGGACACCGGCACCTACTGGGAGGGCGGCGCGTACCCGGCGACGCTCACCACGAAGCTCGGTGCGAACGCCGCGCTGACCTCGGTGGTCGTGAAGCTCAACCCGAGCAGCGCGTGGGGGACGCGGACCCAGACGTTCGCGGTCCTCGGCCGGGAGCAGTCGTCCTCCTCCTTCACGACGGTGAAGGCGAGCGCCACGTACACCTTCAATCCCTCCACCGCCAACACGGTGACCATCCCGGTCAGCGCGACCGCCGCCGACCTGCGTCTCTCCTTCACCGCGAACTCCGGCGCGCCGAGCGGGCAGGTCGCCGAGGTGCAGGCCTACGGCTCGTGGGCGCCCAACCCGGACCTGACGATCACCTCGACCGGGTTCACGCCCGCCGCGCCGGTGGAGACCGACGCGATCACGGCGTCGGCGACGGTCCGGAACGCGGGATCAGCAGCATCGGGCGCATCCACCGTCAACTTCTATCTGGGTACGTCGAAAGCCGGCACTGTGGCGGTCCCCGCACTCGCGGCAGGGTCGTCCACAACCGTGTCGGCGAGCATCGGCGCCCGTGACGCCGGCAGCTACCAGCTGTCGGCGAAGGTCGACGAGGCGAACACGATCCTCGAGACGAACGAGGCGAACAACTCCTGGACCCACCCGTCGGCGCTCGTGGTCACCCCGGTGAGCAGCTCCGACCTGGTCGCCTCGGCGGTCAGCTGGTCCCCCGGCACCCCGGCGGCCGGCAACACCGTCACGTTCTCGGTGACGCTCAGGAACCAGGGCTCGGCCGCGTCGGCGGGCGGCGCGCACAACGTCACGCTGACCGTGCTGAACGGCTCGACGGTGGTTCGTACGCTGACCGGGTCGTGGACCGGGACGCTCGCCGCCGGCGCCTCCTCGCCGGCGATCAACCTGGGCACCTGGACCGCGGCGAACGGCCGGTACACGGTCCGGACCGTGATCGCGAACGACGGCAACGAGCTGCCGGTCAAGCAGGCGAACAACACCAGCGAGAAGCCGTTCTTCGTGGGTCGCGGCGCCAACATGCCGTTCGACTTCTACGAGGCGGAGGACGGTCAGATCGGCGGGGGCGCGGCGACCGTCGGCCCGAACCGTACCGTCGGTGATCTCGCGGGTGAGGCGTCCGGGCGCAAGGCCGTGACGCTCAACCAGACCGGCGCCTACGTGCAGTGGACGACCCGGGCCGCCACGAACACCGTTGTCGCGCGCTTCTCGATCCCGGACGGCTCGAACAGCTCGATCAACGTGTACGTCAACGGCTCGCTCAACAAGACCCTGCCGCTGACCTCGCGGTTCGCCTGGCTCTACGGCAACGAGGCGAGCCCGCAGAACTCCGGCACCGGGCCGCGGCACATCTACGACGAGGCGAACATCCTGCTGACCGGCTCGTTCCCGGCGGGCAGCACGATCAAGCTGCAGAAGGACGCCGCGAACTCGGGTCCGATCGCGATCGACTTCATCAACACCGAGCAGGTCGCGCCTCTGGGTAATCCGGACGCTTCGAAGTACGTCGTCCCGGCCGGTTTCGACCAGCAGTCGGTGCAGAACGCGCTCGACACGGCCCGCCAGGACTCGTCCAAGATCGGCGTCTACCTGCCGGCCGGCGACTACCAGACCTCGAACAAGTTCCAGGTCTACGGCAAGGCCGTCAAGGTCGTCGGGGCGGGGCCCTGGTACACCAGGTTCTTCACGCCCGCGTCGCAGAGCGAGACGGACGCCGGCTTCCGGGCCGACGCCACCGCCAACGGCTCGACGTTCGCGAACTTCGCGTTCTTCGGCAACTACACGATCCGCATCGACGGCCCCGGCAAGGTGTTCGACTTCGCCAACGTCGCCGACATCACCATCGACAACATCTGGGCCGAGCACGTGGTCTGCCTCTACTGGGGCGCCAACACCGACCGCATGAAGATCACGAACTCGCGGATCCGGAACACGTTCGCCGACGGCGTCAACATGACCAACGGCAGCACCGACAACCTGGTCGACAACAACGAGGCCCGGGCCACCGGCGACGACAGCTTCGCGCTCTTCTCGGCCATCGACGCCGGCGGCGCTGACGAGATCAACAACGTCTTCTCGAACCTCACGTCGATCCTGACGTGGCGTGCGGCGGGCGTCGCGGTCTACGGCGGCTACGCCAACACGTTCAAGAACATCTACATCGCGGACACCCTGGTCTACTCGGGCATCACGATCAGCTCGCTCGACTTCGGGTACCCGATGAACGGCTTCGGCGCCTCCCCGCCGACGACGTTCGACAACATCTCGATCGTCCGGGCCGGCGGCCACTTCTGGGGCGCGCAGGTCTTCCCGGCGATCTGGCTGTTCAGCGCGTCGAAGGTATTCCAGGGCATCCGGGTCAGCAACGTCGACATCGTCGACCCGACCTACTCCGGGATCATGTTCCAGACCAACTACGTGGGCGGTCAGCCGCAGAACATCATCAAGGACACCGTCTTCACCAACATCACGATCACCGGCGCGCAGAAGAGCGGCGACGCGTACGACGCCAAGTCCGGCTACGGCATCTGGGCCAACCCGATGCCGGAGGCGGGTCAGGGCCCGGCGGTGGGCTCGGCGACCTTCACCAACCTGCAGATGAGCGGCAACTACCGCGACATCGAGAACCCGACGAGCACCTTCACGATCAACAGAAACTGA
- a CDS encoding bifunctional SulP family inorganic anion transporter/carbonic anhydrase has translation MSDLTQLLRRDLPASIVVFLIAIPLSLGIAAASGAPLLAGLVAAVVGGIVAGALGGAPLQVSGPAAGLTVIVAGAVSDFGFAGTAAIVAVAGLVQILLGLTRMGRVALALSPAVVHGMLAGIGLVIALSQVHVMLGGAPQSSAWANLRDLPAQIVTHHGAAALLGVATVAILILWPRLVKISLLPAALVAVVSMTAVAAVTGADVVRVNLPDEPLAGLIRPAWPDAPVRAIVVAVMTIALVASVESLLSAVAVDRMHDGKRANLNRELVGQGAANTVSGLLGGLPVTGVIVRSSTNVAAGARTRASAIMHGLWIAAFVLLFAGLLETIPMAVLAAVLIVVGLRLVSLAQMKTYARHRELPTYLVTALGVVFTDLLTGVALGMVTAALMILWRLTRCEIRRVPKAPGQWLVTITGTLAFVESARLTRELGALPAGEEVDVELHLDYLDHGAFETIRDWQEGYERAGGQVRIREVHDSWFHQAKSGRLGGGKRTPRLVGSWSRWQGMDHQRRDAMAAGIAEFERSVAPLVRPHLADLARDGQRPEQLFITCADSRLVPNLITASGPGDLFCVRNVGNIVPHSEKADSSVGAAVEYAVDVLGVTTITVCGHSGCGAVRALMSDAARRGSALGDWLSLSGVRFTDPSDEQLCCTENVTQQIVNLRTYPAVREAEAAGRLRLTGMYFDLAEARMYEVDADLGARPVTAAETTGAKTGENAEANRDDDLTGAAA, from the coding sequence ATGTCCGACTTGACGCAACTGTTGCGCCGGGACTTGCCGGCGTCCATCGTCGTGTTCCTGATCGCCATCCCGTTGTCGCTGGGTATCGCCGCGGCATCCGGGGCCCCGCTCCTGGCGGGGTTGGTCGCCGCGGTTGTCGGCGGCATCGTCGCGGGCGCCCTAGGTGGCGCTCCACTACAGGTGAGCGGCCCCGCGGCCGGCCTCACCGTGATCGTCGCCGGAGCCGTGAGCGACTTCGGGTTCGCCGGTACGGCCGCCATCGTCGCGGTCGCCGGGCTCGTCCAGATCCTTCTCGGCCTGACCCGTATGGGGCGGGTCGCTCTCGCACTCTCACCCGCCGTCGTGCACGGCATGCTGGCCGGTATCGGCCTGGTCATCGCGCTGAGCCAGGTCCACGTGATGCTGGGTGGCGCGCCGCAGAGTTCCGCCTGGGCGAACCTGCGGGACCTGCCGGCGCAGATCGTCACCCATCACGGGGCGGCGGCGCTGCTGGGGGTCGCCACCGTGGCGATCCTGATCCTCTGGCCGAGGCTGGTGAAGATCTCGCTGCTGCCGGCGGCACTGGTGGCGGTGGTGTCGATGACGGCGGTCGCCGCCGTGACCGGCGCCGACGTGGTGCGGGTCAACCTGCCGGACGAGCCGCTCGCCGGGCTGATCCGGCCGGCCTGGCCTGATGCGCCGGTCCGCGCGATCGTCGTGGCGGTGATGACGATCGCCCTGGTGGCGAGCGTGGAATCGCTGCTCTCGGCGGTCGCCGTGGACCGGATGCACGACGGCAAGCGGGCCAACCTGAACCGTGAGCTGGTCGGCCAGGGCGCCGCGAACACGGTGTCCGGACTGCTCGGCGGCCTGCCGGTGACCGGGGTGATCGTGCGGTCGTCGACGAACGTGGCGGCCGGCGCGCGTACCCGGGCCTCGGCGATCATGCATGGCCTGTGGATCGCGGCGTTCGTGCTGCTGTTCGCGGGCCTGCTGGAGACCATCCCGATGGCGGTGCTCGCCGCGGTGCTGATCGTGGTGGGTCTGCGGCTGGTGAGCCTCGCCCAGATGAAGACCTACGCGCGGCACCGGGAGCTGCCGACGTACCTGGTCACGGCGCTCGGCGTGGTCTTCACCGACCTGCTGACCGGTGTGGCGCTGGGCATGGTCACGGCGGCCCTGATGATCCTCTGGCGGCTCACCCGCTGTGAGATCCGCCGGGTGCCGAAGGCCCCCGGCCAGTGGCTCGTCACGATCACCGGCACGCTGGCGTTCGTCGAGTCGGCGCGGCTCACCCGCGAGCTCGGTGCGCTTCCGGCCGGCGAGGAGGTCGACGTCGAGCTGCACCTCGACTACCTGGATCACGGGGCGTTCGAGACGATCCGGGACTGGCAGGAGGGCTACGAGCGGGCCGGTGGTCAGGTCCGGATCCGGGAGGTGCACGACTCCTGGTTCCACCAGGCGAAGTCCGGGCGGCTGGGCGGCGGCAAGCGTACGCCCCGGCTGGTCGGTTCCTGGTCGCGCTGGCAGGGCATGGACCACCAGCGCCGGGACGCGATGGCCGCGGGGATCGCCGAGTTCGAGCGCTCGGTGGCGCCGCTGGTCCGGCCGCACCTGGCCGACCTGGCGCGGGACGGCCAGCGGCCGGAGCAGCTGTTCATCACCTGTGCGGATTCGCGCCTCGTGCCGAATCTGATCACCGCGAGCGGTCCGGGTGACCTGTTCTGCGTGCGCAACGTCGGAAACATCGTGCCGCACAGCGAGAAGGCCGACTCGTCGGTGGGTGCTGCCGTCGAGTACGCCGTCGACGTCCTCGGCGTCACCACGATCACGGTGTGCGGCCATTCCGGGTGCGGCGCGGTCCGGGCATTGATGAGCGATGCCGCACGGCGGGGGTCGGCCTTGGGCGATTGGCTTTCGCTGTCGGGTGTACGTTTCACCGACCCGAGCGATGAGCAGCTCTGCTGCACCGAGAACGTGACGCAGCAGATCGTCAATCTGCGCACCTACCCGGCGGTCCGCGAAGCCGAGGCGGCCGGCCGCCTGCGCCTCACCGGGATGTACTTCGACCTCGCCGAGGCCCGGATGTACGAGGTGGACGCCGACCTGGGCGCCCGCCCGGTGACCGCCGCGGAGACGACCGGCGCGAAGACCGGGGAGAACGCCGAGGCGAACCGGGACGACGACCTGACCGGAGCCGCTGCCTGA
- a CDS encoding NAD-dependent epimerase/dehydratase family protein, whose amino-acid sequence MSSVVVITGSAGLIGSEAVRHFTGLGMDVVGLDNDMRGYFFGADGSTKGNLERLTKEVGARYTHHGIDIRDRDGLDKLFAGLGKNIGLVIHAAAQPSHDWAAREPFTDFDVNAVGTINMLEATRKHAIDAPFIFTSTNKVYGDLPNSLPLIEQETRWELPADHQWYEGIDETMSIDQSLHSVFGASKVAADVMVQEYGRYFDMPTAVFRGGTLTGPGHSAAELHGFLAYVMRCVMEQRLYRIYGYKGKQVRDAIHSSDLVSAFEAFHAAPRVAEVYNMGGGRTSNCSVLEAFQIASEIAGVEAKTEYVPENRIGDHQWWISSTARFEEHYPSWSVKYDVPMILRDMHESNKDLWKA is encoded by the coding sequence ATGAGCAGCGTCGTCGTAATCACCGGCTCCGCCGGACTGATCGGGTCCGAGGCGGTCCGGCACTTCACCGGGCTCGGCATGGACGTGGTCGGCCTCGACAACGACATGCGCGGCTACTTCTTCGGCGCCGACGGCTCCACCAAGGGAAACCTGGAGCGGCTGACCAAGGAGGTCGGCGCCCGCTACACCCACCACGGCATCGACATCCGTGACCGGGACGGCCTCGACAAGCTCTTCGCCGGCCTCGGCAAGAACATCGGCCTGGTGATCCACGCGGCCGCGCAGCCGAGCCACGACTGGGCCGCCCGCGAGCCGTTCACCGACTTCGACGTCAACGCGGTCGGCACGATCAACATGCTCGAGGCGACCCGGAAGCACGCGATCGACGCGCCCTTCATCTTCACCTCGACCAACAAGGTCTACGGCGACCTGCCGAACTCGCTGCCGCTGATCGAGCAGGAGACCCGCTGGGAGCTGCCGGCCGACCACCAGTGGTACGAGGGCATCGACGAGACCATGTCGATCGACCAGTCCCTGCACTCGGTCTTCGGCGCTTCCAAGGTCGCCGCCGACGTGATGGTCCAGGAGTACGGCCGCTACTTCGACATGCCCACCGCCGTCTTCCGCGGTGGCACGCTCACCGGCCCCGGTCACTCCGCCGCCGAACTGCACGGCTTCCTGGCGTACGTCATGCGTTGCGTGATGGAACAGCGCCTCTACCGGATCTACGGCTACAAGGGCAAGCAGGTCCGCGACGCGATCCACTCGTCCGACCTGGTCTCCGCGTTCGAGGCCTTCCACGCCGCCCCGCGCGTCGCCGAGGTCTACAACATGGGCGGCGGCCGCACCTCCAACTGCAGCGTCCTCGAGGCCTTCCAGATCGCCTCCGAGATCGCCGGCGTGGAGGCGAAGACCGAGTACGTCCCGGAGAACCGCATCGGCGACCACCAGTGGTGGATCAGCAGCACGGCCCGCTTCGAGGAGCACTACCCGTCCTGGAGCGTCAAGTACGACGTACCGATGATCCTCCGCGACATGCACGAGTCCAACAAGGACCTCTGGAAGGCCTGA
- a CDS encoding carboxylate--amine ligase/circularly permuted type 2 ATP-grasp protein produces the protein MTESLQAPVPVQRKGPDELTLGVEEELHVVDLATRELVPRAPEILDQLDSSQFSAELHRSVVETNTPVSATLDGLRDGITGRRRTAIAVAESLGLGLVASGTVPLVDLDRLPVTPTTRYHRMLHEYQMLVREQLICGTQVHVGIPDRDEAVAVAQRVSPVLPVLLALSASSPYWMGEDSGYASVRSLVWMRWPTAGDSGPLQSAAEHEELVSDLIASGTISDPKMVYFDVRPSAHVPTVELRVTDASPDTETVVLIAGLFRALVLRARQQHRAGEPMPAARPPLHRAAMWRAARSGLEGDLLDLPRSPVPIPAAAAVERLIGELRPQLEELGDWEQVFDLSLRALSRGSSAARQRRALARRGRLADVVDLLVADTRGNVTGTGPAGMPEPARLETYGAAGDEAFPDGRVDPAYAGILPVLTALGATGLRHREDKRDDEQRARGITFSVAGEAATRLFPFDLVPRLVPASDWAHLRAGLTQRVQALDAFLNDVYGDRQIVSDGVLPEWVVNGSPELRASGALIHRRAVRTQVAGVDLVKDSVTGEWRVLEDNLRVPSGIAYAMQNRRLTWSVLPELPRPAGLISVEDTPKLLKRALLEAAGPAAGDDPALVVLSQGPDDSAWFEHRMLAEAMDVPVVRSTELFVDEGRVWRLRDGHRHPVDVIYLRMGEDSLVHSPGADGMPLGPSLVAALHADTVVLANALGNGIADDKAIYAYVPRMIDYYLGEKPILADVTTYLCGIPDQRVEVLSRLDELVCKPVDGYGGDRIVIGPHATADELTALRRQIQTAPHRWVAQELVQLSTHPVFDGHRLAPRHVDLRAFVFTGKHSTVAPAALTRVAPAGSMIVNSSRGGGSKDTWLLG, from the coding sequence ATGACGGAGTCCCTTCAGGCACCAGTCCCTGTTCAACGGAAGGGTCCCGACGAGCTCACCCTAGGTGTCGAAGAGGAGTTGCACGTCGTCGATCTGGCCACCCGCGAGCTCGTACCCCGGGCTCCGGAGATCCTCGACCAGCTGGACTCGAGCCAGTTCTCCGCCGAGCTGCACCGCTCGGTCGTGGAGACGAACACACCGGTCAGCGCCACCCTTGACGGTCTCCGGGACGGGATCACGGGGCGCCGGCGTACGGCCATCGCGGTAGCCGAGTCGCTGGGTCTCGGCCTCGTCGCGTCCGGGACGGTCCCGCTGGTGGACCTGGACCGGCTGCCGGTGACGCCCACCACCCGCTACCACCGGATGCTGCACGAATACCAGATGCTCGTCCGGGAGCAGCTGATCTGCGGAACCCAGGTGCACGTCGGGATCCCGGACCGGGACGAGGCGGTCGCCGTCGCGCAGCGGGTGTCGCCGGTGCTGCCGGTGCTACTGGCACTCTCGGCCAGCTCGCCCTACTGGATGGGCGAGGACTCCGGGTACGCCAGCGTCCGCTCCCTAGTTTGGATGCGCTGGCCGACGGCCGGCGACAGCGGCCCGCTGCAGTCCGCGGCCGAGCACGAGGAGCTGGTCAGCGATCTGATCGCCTCCGGGACGATCAGCGACCCGAAGATGGTCTATTTCGACGTACGGCCGTCGGCGCACGTGCCGACGGTCGAGTTGCGGGTCACCGACGCCAGCCCGGACACCGAGACGGTCGTTCTGATCGCCGGCCTGTTCCGGGCCCTCGTGCTGCGGGCCCGCCAGCAGCACCGGGCGGGCGAGCCGATGCCCGCCGCCCGGCCGCCCCTGCACCGGGCCGCGATGTGGCGGGCCGCCCGGTCCGGCCTGGAGGGTGACCTGCTGGACCTGCCGCGCTCGCCGGTCCCGATTCCGGCCGCGGCGGCGGTGGAGCGCCTGATCGGCGAGCTCCGCCCGCAGCTGGAGGAGCTGGGCGACTGGGAGCAGGTGTTCGATCTCTCGCTGCGGGCGCTGAGCCGGGGCAGTTCGGCGGCTCGGCAGCGGCGTGCGCTGGCCCGCCGTGGCCGGCTCGCCGACGTAGTGGATCTGCTGGTGGCGGACACCCGGGGCAACGTGACCGGCACCGGACCGGCCGGGATGCCGGAGCCGGCGCGGCTGGAGACGTACGGTGCCGCCGGTGACGAGGCGTTCCCGGACGGGCGGGTCGACCCGGCGTACGCCGGGATCCTGCCGGTGCTCACCGCGCTCGGCGCGACCGGACTGCGGCACCGGGAGGACAAGCGGGACGACGAGCAGCGGGCCCGCGGGATCACGTTCAGCGTGGCCGGCGAGGCGGCGACCCGGCTCTTCCCGTTCGACCTGGTGCCGCGGCTCGTCCCGGCATCCGACTGGGCCCACCTGCGGGCCGGTCTCACCCAGCGGGTGCAGGCGCTCGACGCGTTCCTCAACGACGTGTACGGCGACCGCCAGATCGTCAGCGACGGCGTCCTCCCGGAATGGGTCGTCAACGGCTCGCCCGAGCTGCGGGCCAGCGGCGCCCTGATCCACCGCCGGGCGGTGCGCACGCAGGTGGCGGGCGTGGACCTGGTCAAGGACTCGGTGACCGGGGAATGGCGTGTCCTCGAGGACAACCTCCGCGTGCCGTCGGGCATCGCGTACGCCATGCAGAACCGCCGTCTGACCTGGAGCGTCCTGCCCGAGCTGCCCCGGCCGGCCGGCCTGATCTCGGTCGAGGACACCCCGAAGCTGCTGAAGCGGGCGCTGCTGGAGGCGGCCGGCCCGGCCGCGGGCGACGATCCCGCCCTCGTCGTGCTGAGCCAGGGACCGGACGACTCGGCCTGGTTCGAGCACAGGATGCTGGCCGAGGCGATGGACGTCCCGGTGGTCCGCAGCACCGAGCTCTTCGTCGACGAGGGCCGGGTCTGGCGCCTGCGCGACGGCCACCGGCACCCGGTCGACGTGATCTATCTGCGGATGGGCGAGGACAGCCTGGTGCACTCGCCGGGCGCGGACGGGATGCCGCTCGGCCCGAGCCTGGTCGCCGCCCTGCACGCGGACACCGTCGTGCTGGCGAACGCGCTGGGCAACGGCATCGCCGACGACAAGGCCATCTACGCCTACGTGCCTCGCATGATCGATTACTACCTCGGGGAGAAGCCGATCCTCGCGGACGTGACGACCTATCTGTGCGGCATCCCGGATCAGCGGGTCGAGGTGCTGTCCCGCCTGGACGAGCTGGTCTGCAAGCCGGTCGACGGCTACGGCGGCGACCGGATCGTGATCGGCCCGCACGCCACCGCCGACGAGCTGACCGCACTGCGCCGCCAGATCCAGACGGCGCCGCACCGCTGGGTGGCGCAGGAGCTGGTGCAGCTCTCCACGCACCCGGTCTTCGACGGTCACCGGCTCGCGCCGCGGCACGTCGACCTGCGCGCGTTCGTGTTCACCGGGAAGCACTCGACCGTCGCCCCGGCAGCGCTCACCCGGGTCGCCCCGGCGGGCAGCATGATCGTCAATTCCTCGCGCGGCGGCGGCTCGAAGGACACCTGGCTGTTGGGATGA